In Epinephelus fuscoguttatus linkage group LG15, E.fuscoguttatus.final_Chr_v1, a genomic segment contains:
- the gjc2 gene encoding gap junction protein gamma 2 — protein sequence MSWSFLTRLLEEIHNHSTFVGKVWLTVLIIFRIVLTAVGGESIYSDEQTKFTCNTKQPGCDNVCYDAFAPLSHVRFWVFQIIMISTPSIMYMGYAIHKIARTTEEDRRKHHRLRKKPPPHTRWRESHHLEDVLEEEEDDDAEPMIYEDALEVQEAKPEPMSSTTKDPPKHDGRRRIMQEGLMRIYVLQLMSRAIFEIAFLAGQYLLYGFQVSPSYVCNRVPCPHRVDCFISRPTEKTIFLLIMYVVSCLCLVLNVCEMLHLGIGTFRDTLRMKRNQGRRMSYGCPFSRNIPASPPGYNLVMKTDKPSRIPNSLITHEQNMANVAQEQQCTSPDENIPSDLASLHRHLRVAQEQLDMAFQTYQTKNNQQTSRTSSPVSGGTMAEQNRVNTVQEKQGARPKSAPEKAATIVKNGKTSVWI from the coding sequence ATGAGCTGGAGCTTTCTCACTCGTCTCCTGGAAGAGATCCACAACCACTCCACCTTCGTGGGGAAAGTGTGGCTGACTGTGCTCATCATTTTCCGCATTGTGCTCACAGCGGTCGGAGGCGAGTCCATCTACTCGGACGAGCAGACCAAGTTCACCTGCAACACCAAGCAGCCAGGCTGCGACAATGTATGCTACGATGCCTTTGCCCCTCTCTCGCACGTCCGCTTCTGGGTCTTCCAGATCATCATGATCTCCACCCCCTCTATCATGTACATGGGTTACGCCATCCACAAGATAGCCCGAACTACAGAGGAGGATCGCAGGAAGCACCACAGGCTCCGCAAAAAGCCTCCTCCTCACACCAGGTGGAGAGAAAGCCACCATCTGGAGGATGTgttagaggaggaggaagatgacgaTGCTGAGCCCATGATCTACGAGGATGCACTGGAGGTGCAGGAGGCCAAGCCCGAACCAATGAGCAGCACTACCAAAGACCCACCGAAACACGATGGCCGCCGAAGAATTATGCAAGAAGGCCTGATGAGAATCTATGTTCTTCAGCTCATGTCGCGAGCTATTTTTGAGATTGCCTTCCTTGCAGGACAGTATCTCCTCTATGGTTTTCAAGTTAGTCCTTCATATGTATGCAACAGGGTCCCCTGTCCACACCGAGTGGACTGTTTCATCTCCAGGCCCACAGAGAAAACAATCTTCCTCCTCATAATGTATGTAGTAAGCTGTCTCTGTCTAGTGCTAAACGTGTGCGAGATGCTGCACTTGGGAATTGGCACTTTTCGGGACACCCTTCGCATGAAGAGGAACCAGGGCCGACGAATGTCCTACGGCTGCCCGTTTTCTCGAAACATCCCAGCCTCCCCTCCGGGGTACAACCTTGTGATGAAGACAGACAAACCTAGCAGGATCCCCAACAGCCTCATCACCCATGAGCAGAACATGGCCAATGTTGCTCAGGAGCAGCAGTGCACCAGCCCGGACGAGAACATTCCTTCTGATTTGGCAAGCCTACACCGGCACCTCCGGGTCGCCCAGGAACAGCTCGATATGGCCTTTCAAACGTATCAAACCAAAAACAACCAGCAAACCTCCAGAACCAGTAGTCCTGTGTCTGGGGGGACCATGGCGGAGCAAAATCGAGTCAATACAGTCCAGGAGAAACAAGGAGCACGGCCGAAGTCAGCCCCAGAGAAGGCTGCGACCATTGTAAAAAACGGAAAGACCTCTGTCTGGATCTAG
- the jmjd4 gene encoding 2-oxoglutarate and iron-dependent oxygenase JMJD4, producing the protein MDREAYRNCSSLVKIPRQSYEQFWSSHFVDYIDKELSYSKFFKKYLLPNHPCMFSRRFTEDWKCRRQWVSEEGKPNFQKLLQDFDETPVPVANCNAKEYNANPKQVMPFKEFIHYWKEYIQNGHSSPKGCLYLKDWHMSRDFPEHNVYTTPVFFSSDWLNEYWDTLEVDDYRFVYMGPKGSWTPFHADVFRSYSWSANICGRKKWLLYPPGQEEFLRDTHGNLPYDVTSAELRDRGLFPHSEEACQPLEIIQEAGEIIFVPSGWHHQVYNLEDTISINHNWLNGCNVDIMWQFLQSELSSVQKEIDEWRNTMDSWHQHCQLIMKACSGINYAEFASFLKIIADNRMAFLNACSSGDSSDYPRHLSEILTTLGPYHAAFDLQRVAHIIECLLINEDFKRLDHSALTLQPETMLQQIRDTIQSTRGQHLLYQD; encoded by the exons ATGGACAGGGAGGCGTACCGTAACTGCAGCAGCCTGGTCAAAATCCCGAGACAGTCGTATGAACAGTTTTGGTCCTCACATTTTGTAGATTACATCGACAAGGAGCTGAGCTATTCGAAGTTTTTCAAGAAATACTTACTCCCCAATCACCCATGTATGTTTTCAAGAAGGTTCACAGAGGACTGGAAGTGTCGGAGACAGTGGGTGTCAGAGGAGGGGAAGCCGAATTTCCAGAAACTGCTGCAAGATTTTG ATGAGACTCCTGTTCCTGTTGCAAACTGCAATGCAAAGGAGTACAATGCAAACCCTAAACAAGTTATGCCTTTCAAAGAATTTATACACTACTGGAAGGAatacatccagaatggccactCGTCACCTAAAGGATGCCTCTATCTGAAAGACTGGCACATGTCAAG GGACTTTCCAGAGCATAATGTTTACACCACACCAGTCTTCTTTTCGTCTGACTGGCTTAATGAGTACTGGGATACACTTGAAGTTGATGACTACCGCTTTGTCTACATGGGACCTAAAGGCTCATG GACGCCGTTCCATGCTGATGTGTTCCGCTCCTACAGTTGGTCTGCAAACATCTGTGGCAGGAAGAAATGGCTCCTGTATCCCCCGGGTCAGGAGGAGTTTTTACGAGACACTCACGGCAACCTCCCTTACGATGTAACATCAGCTGAGCTGCGAGACAGAGGTCTTTTCCCACACTCTGAAGAAGCCTGTCAACCTCTTGAAATTATTCAAGAGGCGGGTGAAATCATTTTCGTACCCAGTGGCTGGCATCATCAAGTCTATAATCTG GAGGACACCATCTCCATTAATCATAACTGGTTGAATGGTTGCAACGTGGACATCATGTGGCAGTTCCTTCAGAGTGAGCTGTCTTCTGTTCAAAAGGAGATAGATGAGTGGAGAAACACAATGGACTCGTGGCATCAGCACTGTCAG CTCATTATGAAGGCCTGCTCTGGTATTAACTATGCAGAATTTGCCTCCTTCCTCAAAATCATTGCTGACAACCGAATGGCTTTCCTGAATGCTTGTTCCTCTGGGGATTCGTCCGATTACCCACGGCATCTCTCAGAGATCCTCACCACACTTGGACCTTACCACGCTGCCTTTGACCTGCAAAGAGTGGCTCACATAATTGAATGTCTGCTCATCAATGAAGATTTTAAGCGCCTCGATCATTCAGCTTTGACTTTGCAGCCAGAAACCATGTTACAGCAAATTCGAGACACCATACagtccaccagggggcagcatCTCCTTTATCAGGATTAA
- the snap47 gene encoding synaptosomal-associated protein 47: MSRDVPIHSWPGSYYINSEKRWENGTLSLTRTMVRFVSNQSKESLASFRLSKIMEIKMESSSFIFSTLTVLEEGNVKHWFGSLKPNRVVVYNVLEHFWRERLLSPSSEARGAECQPSKGRELINLVAGAQRRLEDTGRVLSHQGEQFDNMMQGLEKIDSDLGVADKLLLELESPSWWPFGKLPWKTQQDAKAEDAARAAAAAASAANRGSVRHKVIASIPAVVSKGGSSDLKPGCLLVLVSSLEVRDTNCQLLHRFERNEIDEIRVHSPYEITVRQRFIGKPDICYRFLSAKMPEAMSVLEMQYKKKVEFTSEYSAFKATPLSSPCDTEGPNWNEGLLQRCQDTELPLAVPAGELSQLQVHVLQPSVSQAEAQELKQMLMQLKNLALEAETELERQEDVLDDLTSSTDRATMHIEKHTCRMKRLL, from the exons ATGAGCCGGGACGTTCCCATCCACAGCTGGCCCGGCTCCTATTACATCAACAGTGAGAAGCGGTGGGAAAATGGCACCCTGTCCCTCACCAGGACCATGGTGCGCTTCGTCTCTAACCAGAGCAAGGAGAGTCTTGCCAGTTTCCGCCTGTCAAAGATCATGGAGATCAAGATGGAGTCGTCCAGCTTCATCTTCAGCACTCTCACGGTGCTCGAAGAAGGCAATGTGAAACACTGGTTTGGCTCCCTTAAGCCCAACAGGGTGGTGGTTTATAATGTGTTGGAGCATTTCTGGAGGGAGCGCCTTCTCTCGCCCAGCTCAGAGGCCCGGGGGGCAGAGTGTCAACCCTCAAAAGGCAGAGAGCTGATCAACCTGGTGGCAGGGGCACAGAGGAGACTGGAGGACACTGGGAGAGTCCTCAGCCACCAAGGAGAGCAGTTTGACAATATGATGCAGGGGCTGGAGAAGATTGACTCTGATCTGGGCGTGGCTGATAA ACTTTTGTTAGAGCTGGAGTCTCCCTCCTGGTGGCCTTTTGGTAAACTCCCCTGGAAGACTCAGCAGGACGCCAAGGCTGAAGATGCTGcaagagctgcagctgctgcagcctctGCAGCCAACAGAGGGTCTGTCAGACATAAGGTGATCGCAAGCATCCCAGCTGTAGTGAGCAAAGGTGGCAGCTCGGACTTAAAACCCGGATGCTTGCTGGTGCTGGTGTCCTCTCTGGAGGTGCGAGACACAAACTGCCAACTCCTCCATCGCTTCGAGCGGAATGAAATTGACGAAATCAGAGTGCACAGTCCGTATGAGATCACTGTTAGACAGCGGTTTATCGGGAAGCCGGACATATGCTACAGGTTCCTGTCTGCCAAGATGCCAGAGGCGATGTCAGTGTTAGAGATGCAGTACAAAAAGAAAGTGGAGTTCACTAGTGAATACAGTGCTTTCAAAGCAACTCCACTTTCATCTCCGTGCGACACAGAGGGGCCAAACTGGAATGAAG GTTTGCTGCAGAGGTGCCAAGACACAGAGCTCCCGCTGGCGGTCCCAGCAGGGGAGCTGTCCCAGTTGCAGGTGCACGTCCTCCAGCCATCTGTCAGTCAGGCTGAGGCCCAGGAACTCAAACAG atGCTGATGCAGCTGAAGAACCTTGCCCTGGAGGCAGAGACGGAGCTGGAACGGCAGGAAGATGTCCTGGACGACCTGACCAGCTCCACTGACCGAGCCACCATGCACATAGAGAAGCACACCTGTCGCATGAAAAGACTGTTGTAG
- the iba57 gene encoding putative transferase CAF17 homolog, mitochondrial, with amino-acid sequence MGVLCFARGAFTSATKYSGRFVCVTFLSGVTAPAGVRVRRYSQRQVPGQYVCYHLPHRTLLKIQGQDTSPFLQGIITNDMGLLVEPGLTAMYSHMLNVQGRTLYDIMLYRLKEADAGQGVFLECDSTVRDSLLRHLKVYKLRRKVNINPCPELSVWAVLSKQKEAGEKASKPELSSPDKALVWETDPRTEDMGWRLVLDNQTDPLDVIASCQKGDTGEYHRHRYAIGLPEGVKDLPPGVALPLESNLVYMQGISFSKGCYIGQELTARTHHTGVIRKRLMPVRLSAPVQDLEEGAALQTQSGKPAGKHRAGVGELGLGVIRIAHAKEALMLKSSDDTTVTLEVSVPDWWPEDAKIK; translated from the exons ATGGGGGTTCTGTGTTTCGCCCGTGGTGCGTTCACGTCCGCCACAAAATACAGTGGTCGGTTTGTGTGCGTAACGTTTCTCTCCGGTGTTACAGCTCCAGCAGGTGTCCGTGTCCGACGGTACAGCCAGAGACAGGTCCCCGGACAGTATGTGTGCTACCACCTTCCTCACAGGACGTTGCTTAAAATCCAGGGACAAGACACGAGCCCGTTTCTTCAGGGGATTATAACCAACGACATGGGGCTGCTGGTGGAGCCTGGACTCACTGCCATGTACTCACACATGCTGAATGTACAGGGGAGGACTCTGTATGACATCATGTTGTACAG ACTAAAAGAAGCTGATGCAGGACAGGGTGTCTTCCTGGAGTGTGACAGCACAGTTAGAGACTCACTCTTGAGACATTTGAAGGTGTACAAGCTCCGCAGAAAGGTCAACATAAACCCCTGTCCAGAGCTCTCGGTGTGGGCGGTGCTTTCCAAGCAGAAGGAGGCAGGTGAAAAGGCCAGTAAACCTGAGCTGTCCTCCCCAGACAAAGCTCTGGTATGGGAGACTGATCCTCGAACTGAGGACATGGGCTGGAGACTGGTGTTGGACAATCAAACTGACCCCTTGGATGTCATTGCATCATGTCAGAAAGGTGACACGGGGGAGTATCACAGACATCGTTATGCAATAG GACTTCCTGAGGGAGTGAAGGACCTTCCGCCCGGGGTGGCACTACCACTCGAGTCGAACCTCGTCTACATGCAGGGTATCAGCTTTAGCAAGGGCTGTTACATTGGCCAGGAGCTCACAGCCAGGACTCATCACACTGGGGTGATTCGGAAACGCCTGATGCCAGTGCGCCTGTCAGCTCCAGTCCAAGACCTCGAGGAAGGTGCCGCGCTGCAAACGCAGTCGGGCAAACCAGCTGGGAAGCACCGAGCAGGGGTTGGAGAGCTGGGTCTGGGTGTAATCCGCATAGCTCATGCCAAAGAGGCTTTGATGCTCAAATCTTCTGACGACACCACAGTGACACTTGAGGTCTCTGTGCCAGACTGGTGGCCTGAAGACGCGAAAATCAAGTGA